Proteins found in one Paenibacillus wynnii genomic segment:
- a CDS encoding carbohydrate ABC transporter permease: protein MKTQSKTSRIIIEVVMVILSLLFLYPLFLTIINSFKSFGEVMTDVIALPKQLVFSNYSYVWQFINYPKLFMNNMVITTVGLLGIVFVSSIAAYKLARTKSKLSGILYFLCIMPMLIPFQSIMLTVLQIAKSLGLSESTWGLGILYWGFGAPLAVFIYHGFVKGIPLEIDESATIDGASGFRLFFSVIFPLLKSVTTTIVIIDVMWIWNDFLLPLLMVNGSPDTKTLTLAAYTFVGQYTSDWQYAMTAMVMAVLPSIVVFIFLQKYIVKGVVAGAVKG, encoded by the coding sequence ATGAAAACTCAGAGCAAAACAAGTCGTATCATCATAGAAGTAGTTATGGTTATCCTCTCTCTTCTATTTCTTTATCCGCTGTTCCTGACGATTATTAACTCCTTCAAAAGCTTTGGCGAGGTCATGACAGATGTAATCGCTCTACCGAAGCAATTGGTGTTCAGCAACTATTCATATGTATGGCAGTTTATCAATTATCCGAAGCTGTTCATGAATAATATGGTTATCACCACTGTTGGTTTGCTAGGTATCGTCTTCGTGTCCTCCATAGCTGCTTATAAACTGGCACGGACGAAATCTAAACTAAGTGGAATTCTTTATTTCCTGTGTATTATGCCGATGCTTATTCCTTTCCAATCGATCATGTTAACGGTGCTCCAAATCGCTAAAAGCCTTGGCTTATCCGAAAGCACATGGGGACTTGGAATCTTATACTGGGGCTTCGGAGCTCCACTGGCCGTATTTATCTACCACGGCTTCGTAAAGGGAATCCCCTTGGAAATTGACGAGAGTGCAACCATAGACGGTGCATCAGGCTTCCGCTTATTCTTCAGTGTAATCTTCCCGCTGTTGAAATCAGTAACGACAACTATCGTCATTATTGATGTAATGTGGATCTGGAATGACTTCCTGCTTCCACTGCTTATGGTAAACGGTTCACCGGATACGAAGACACTTACTCTTGCTGCCTATACCTTCGTTGGGCAATATACATCCGATTGGCAATATGCCATGACGGCTATGGTTATGGCTGTACTTCCATCCATCGTAGTGTTTATCTTCCTGCAGAAATACATTGTTAAAGGTGTAGTTGCTGGAGCGGTTAAGGGCTAA
- a CDS encoding carbohydrate ABC transporter permease, with protein sequence MLKTLGRKWREKMEFGIFTLPVLICIAVAFYIPFAMTIQYSMTKWNGIAKNPVFVGLDNFKQIFMSDTNFADSAWFTIKYAVLYIILVNVLAILLAVVLDMKLRTTSWLRAAFFVPYILSLVIVGFIWKFIFMQGFSSLSASTGWAIFDLSWLGTPELAFISILAVSIWQSIGFYLVIYIAGLQSVPEDLKEAATVDGAGPFRKFFSITLPLLAPSITISVFMALTNSIKVFDVILSLTGGGPGGTTYSVAYDIYRDTFQNNLYGYGTAKALILFLAVLVVTIIQLSIFKRREVEA encoded by the coding sequence ATGTTAAAAACTTTGGGCAGAAAATGGCGTGAAAAGATGGAGTTCGGTATTTTCACTCTGCCGGTTCTCATCTGTATAGCTGTAGCATTCTACATTCCATTTGCCATGACTATTCAATACTCCATGACCAAATGGAACGGAATAGCTAAGAATCCCGTGTTCGTTGGACTTGATAATTTCAAGCAAATTTTTATGAGCGATACCAATTTTGCAGATTCGGCTTGGTTTACCATAAAGTACGCGGTTCTGTACATTATTCTCGTCAACGTGCTGGCTATTCTGCTGGCGGTTGTTCTGGATATGAAGCTGAGAACAACATCGTGGCTTAGAGCCGCATTCTTTGTCCCTTATATTCTCAGCCTTGTGATCGTCGGTTTTATCTGGAAATTCATCTTTATGCAAGGCTTCAGTTCCTTAAGTGCAAGTACAGGATGGGCAATATTCGATCTCAGCTGGCTCGGGACCCCTGAACTTGCCTTCATCTCCATCCTTGCGGTTTCGATATGGCAGTCTATCGGATTCTATCTGGTTATTTACATCGCAGGTCTGCAATCCGTACCTGAAGATCTTAAGGAAGCTGCTACCGTTGATGGTGCGGGCCCTTTTAGAAAATTCTTCAGTATCACATTGCCGCTGCTCGCTCCATCGATCACCATTTCCGTGTTCATGGCGCTGACCAATTCCATTAAGGTATTTGATGTAATTCTTTCCCTGACTGGCGGTGGACCCGGCGGTACGACATATAGTGTTGCCTACGATATTTACCGGGATACCTTCCAGAACAACCTCTACGGCTACGGTACAGCTAAAGCGCTCATTCTATTCCTAGCGGTTCTGGTCGTCACCATTATTCAGTTGTCCATCTTTAAGAGAAGAGAGGTTGAGGCCTAA
- a CDS encoding sensor histidine kinase, which produces MIRKTILKPFQNLFESVSRRLVNKLILLFTLIIILVVTSLTFISYGMLQKESVNNSIDSTSNNLLLVGRNLESYLDGIEQLSLPQISYDEIIYAILHESTDYASKMYVQDYLKNIYFSRNDLEAIYLYVIKENKYYSVTKENYNIAVRIVEHPPIDNLTWYQQALESPNNRSYQSFVKEESEQMSGSVDYPVNKDNSFMGYHRLFRSIISREPQAVLSLYFNSSVKDEIMKDIPFSSGQHLMYVSPDQQPFYVDDPKFYAKSEQAGLLKKLTTVSGRFTWSDDEQKYLVIYNNSQKEGWKLIKPIPYKEIYEAANTTRDLNYLIGLIFLIVSVILVSFTSNKITKPLKNLSLQMKRFSTGSFDVTAQVEGKDEIAYLSRHFNKMVENTNELINERYKMKIVEKNAVLKALEAEINPHFLYNALQAISTKALKNNNDDIVDMVDNLAMTLRYCISGKDVVHAREELKHIERYLALQKARFGGRMQVEYEWDEHLMELKIPKLSIQTLVENCIKHALEKVSSTITITIMARMTPSFFVITVADNGPGFNEGRLEQVMSTLLMDWDDREESDEGNNESIGLKNLNARLKLLYGDEAGLVIRSDENGTEMDMLLPRGGINHV; this is translated from the coding sequence ATGATTAGAAAAACGATATTGAAACCGTTTCAAAATCTGTTTGAGTCCGTGTCGCGTAGGCTCGTGAACAAGCTTATTTTGCTATTTACTCTGATTATTATTCTGGTTGTGACCTCCCTGACTTTTATTTCTTACGGGATGCTCCAGAAGGAGTCTGTGAACAATAGTATTGACAGTACCAGTAACAATTTATTATTAGTCGGGCGTAATTTAGAAAGCTACCTGGACGGTATTGAACAATTATCTCTGCCGCAGATTTCATATGACGAAATTATCTATGCTATTTTGCACGAATCCACAGACTATGCTTCGAAAATGTATGTACAGGATTATTTGAAGAATATTTACTTTTCGCGTAACGATCTGGAGGCTATTTATCTGTATGTCATTAAGGAAAATAAGTACTACTCTGTAACCAAGGAGAATTACAATATTGCAGTCCGAATTGTAGAGCATCCACCGATAGATAATCTGACGTGGTATCAGCAAGCCTTAGAAAGTCCCAATAACCGCTCCTATCAGTCATTTGTGAAAGAAGAGTCGGAACAGATGTCGGGCAGTGTTGATTATCCTGTCAACAAGGACAATAGCTTTATGGGCTATCACAGATTGTTCCGCTCCATTATCTCTAGGGAGCCGCAGGCTGTATTGTCCCTCTATTTCAACTCCTCCGTGAAGGACGAGATAATGAAGGATATTCCGTTCAGCAGCGGGCAGCATCTGATGTACGTTAGTCCGGATCAGCAGCCTTTTTATGTAGATGATCCAAAGTTTTATGCGAAAAGTGAACAAGCAGGGCTGTTGAAAAAGCTAACGACAGTCAGCGGTCGGTTCACATGGTCAGACGATGAGCAGAAATATTTAGTGATTTATAACAACAGTCAAAAAGAGGGTTGGAAGCTGATCAAGCCGATTCCCTACAAAGAGATCTATGAAGCAGCTAACACCACACGAGATCTGAATTATCTTATCGGTTTGATCTTCCTGATTGTCTCTGTTATTCTTGTCAGCTTTACCTCCAACAAAATTACAAAACCGCTCAAAAATCTGTCGTTGCAAATGAAACGTTTCAGTACAGGGAGCTTCGATGTGACGGCCCAGGTTGAGGGAAAAGATGAAATCGCCTATTTATCACGTCACTTCAACAAAATGGTTGAGAACACCAATGAATTGATTAATGAGCGCTACAAAATGAAAATTGTTGAAAAAAACGCAGTTTTAAAAGCGCTGGAAGCGGAGATCAATCCTCATTTCCTATACAATGCACTTCAGGCCATTTCTACCAAAGCGTTAAAGAATAACAATGATGACATTGTCGATATGGTCGATAATCTGGCAATGACGCTGAGATATTGTATAAGTGGCAAGGACGTTGTACATGCAAGAGAAGAGCTGAAACATATAGAACGCTATTTAGCCCTGCAAAAAGCCCGTTTCGGAGGTAGAATGCAGGTTGAATATGAGTGGGATGAACATCTAATGGAGTTGAAAATTCCAAAGCTCTCCATACAAACGTTGGTAGAGAATTGTATCAAACACGCTTTGGAAAAGGTATCGAGCACAATCACCATTACGATTATGGCACGGATGACACCAAGTTTCTTTGTTATTACCGTAGCCGATAATGGACCTGGATTTAACGAAGGAAGGCTGGAGCAGGTAATGAGTACATTGCTTATGGATTGGGATGACCGTGAAGAGTCGGATGAGGGAAACAATGAAAGCATTGGGCTGAAAAACTTGAATGCCCGACTTAAGCTTTTATATGGGGATGAAGCTGGATTAGTGATACGAAGTGACGAGAACGGTACAGAGATGGACATGCTGTTGCCGAGGGGAGGCATAAACCATGTATAA
- a CDS encoding response regulator transcription factor, translated as MYKVLIIDDEEPLREAITILGDWQGLGVEQLLEATNGNMGLDMLRQHKIDLAIVDMKMPELNGSEFLQIVEQDYPDLLTIVISGYNDFEYTRQAIRSKVVDYLLKPVNRIDLNAALQKAIDILEAKRKKESEFINKNITLNMSLPKLKEKMYFSIIERSFKNQSNEAFLPLIGADTAGNHFVAGHMRVLNLEQVRKERFHKDSDLLHFAVTNVINEISDDQLQAFSFLSPKGEREYIAIFTMKGGYKEDAAYRTLYHMKKVASSLKELFGFVVAAGLGHPYGDIMDIAKSYDTAKTVLNSVDLLKLKGSIVANHSDKITSKDNPSLTSRMPLIRNALESGSMNHAKSILSEFTKKWRDSEGFSIGEADRTLQEFIILLNDVASELNVPLERLRSEEEKGLGGLGILGDFASFEQFEALLNEILDRYSAEISKVLAGDRSSVLGNIKAYIDNHYFENIKISLFTDKYFLSREYLMKLFKGQYGYGIHEYVQKVRMDKAKDLLGDPNLKIQDISEMLGYKDKNYFSKAFRNYYECSPTEYRIVLGGGEK; from the coding sequence ATGTATAAAGTTTTAATTATCGATGATGAAGAGCCTTTACGCGAAGCGATTACAATTCTGGGAGATTGGCAAGGCCTGGGTGTAGAACAACTGTTAGAAGCTACGAACGGTAACATGGGTTTGGATATGCTGCGTCAGCACAAAATTGACCTTGCCATCGTGGATATGAAGATGCCTGAGCTTAATGGTTCTGAATTTCTACAGATTGTGGAGCAGGACTACCCGGATCTTTTGACCATAGTAATTAGCGGATATAATGATTTCGAATATACCCGGCAGGCGATTCGCTCTAAGGTTGTGGATTATTTGCTGAAGCCGGTCAATCGGATAGATCTGAATGCTGCACTGCAGAAAGCGATAGACATCCTGGAGGCTAAACGTAAGAAAGAAAGTGAGTTTATTAATAAAAATATAACCCTAAATATGTCGCTGCCGAAGCTGAAGGAAAAAATGTACTTTTCCATCATTGAGCGAAGCTTTAAGAACCAGTCTAATGAGGCCTTTCTTCCTTTAATCGGCGCGGATACTGCAGGGAATCATTTTGTAGCAGGGCATATGAGAGTACTCAATCTGGAGCAGGTTAGAAAAGAACGTTTCCACAAAGACAGCGATTTGCTTCATTTTGCAGTAACCAATGTTATTAATGAGATCAGTGATGACCAGCTGCAGGCTTTTAGCTTCCTGAGTCCTAAAGGGGAACGTGAATATATCGCCATTTTTACGATGAAGGGCGGTTATAAGGAAGATGCGGCTTACCGTACCCTCTATCATATGAAGAAGGTGGCTTCTTCCTTGAAGGAGCTATTTGGATTCGTAGTAGCTGCGGGTCTGGGCCATCCCTACGGAGATATTATGGATATTGCTAAGTCCTATGATACCGCTAAGACCGTGTTAAATAGTGTTGACCTTCTGAAGCTTAAGGGATCCATAGTAGCGAATCATTCGGATAAAATCACATCCAAAGACAATCCATCCCTGACAAGCCGGATGCCATTAATTCGTAATGCATTAGAGAGCGGGAGTATGAATCACGCCAAAAGTATTCTAAGCGAGTTCACGAAAAAGTGGAGGGATTCGGAAGGCTTTAGTATCGGAGAGGCAGACCGCACTCTTCAAGAATTCATTATTTTATTGAATGATGTTGCCTCAGAACTGAATGTTCCTCTGGAACGTTTACGGAGTGAGGAAGAAAAGGGCCTTGGAGGCTTAGGAATCCTGGGTGATTTTGCCTCCTTTGAGCAATTTGAAGCGCTGCTGAATGAAATACTGGACCGATACAGTGCTGAGATCAGCAAGGTTCTGGCTGGGGATCGATCCAGTGTACTGGGAAATATTAAAGCATACATTGATAATCATTATTTTGAGAATATTAAAATATCGCTGTTTACGGATAAGTATTTCCTAAGCAGAGAATACTTGATGAAGCTGTTCAAGGGGCAATATGGCTATGGCATTCACGAGTATGTGCAGAAGGTAAGAATGGACAAAGCGAAGGATTTGCTTGGCGATCCAAACCTCAAAATTCAGGATATTTCCGAGATGCTGGGCTACAAGGACAAGAACTATTTCAGTAAAGCCTTTCGTAATTATTACGAGTGCTCACCTACTGAATATAGAATCGTTCTGGGAGGGGGAGAAAAGTGA
- a CDS encoding extracellular solute-binding protein gives MFKKLWTLSASLLLVGGLLAGCGGNNNAAENNTAGNTGAGNGNAGTAKEVKINMFTASPEYTEAFNAYIAEYKKVKPNVSINLEIMQADYNTVLKSKIAAGSTPDVFQTTAGGDIDTFAEYSADLTNEPLAAAMTDAVRANMSSKDGKVLGLPVKGNLFVLMYNKKLIADAGITEVPKTTAQLDEAITKLEAKGITPFANAYKEWWVWKHVFQHFVDAAAIDAGTDAKTLVADFIAGKTTFKDHPVLNDNFFKFVDTTVKYGTDKPLERDSNAEVSDFALGKAAFMTGKGAWDEEAIKKITPDFQLGIMGYPVSEKAEQSMIITGADQALRINKDSAVAAETIEFFNWLYTSEYGKNWFSTVAKVIPPIKDAPLPALDMPKQMDEILKTEKSGDLSVNYSLDTFHQKFGELMQAYIGGSKTKDQAITEIQKAWIQFGSAAQ, from the coding sequence ATGTTCAAAAAGTTATGGACGCTATCTGCCAGCTTACTGCTCGTAGGCGGATTGCTTGCAGGCTGCGGAGGAAACAACAATGCCGCGGAGAACAACACAGCAGGTAATACGGGGGCCGGTAACGGAAATGCAGGCACTGCTAAAGAAGTTAAGATCAACATGTTCACAGCTTCACCTGAATATACGGAGGCTTTTAACGCTTATATTGCTGAGTACAAAAAGGTAAAACCTAATGTTTCGATTAACCTTGAAATTATGCAAGCCGATTATAATACCGTTTTGAAATCCAAAATTGCCGCTGGAAGCACACCTGATGTGTTCCAAACTACGGCTGGCGGAGATATTGATACCTTTGCTGAATATAGCGCTGATCTTACCAATGAGCCGCTTGCAGCTGCCATGACGGATGCTGTACGTGCTAACATGAGCTCAAAAGATGGCAAGGTACTTGGGTTACCTGTAAAAGGAAACCTGTTCGTGCTGATGTATAATAAAAAACTTATAGCTGATGCAGGAATTACTGAAGTTCCTAAGACTACTGCACAATTGGATGAGGCAATCACAAAGCTCGAAGCCAAAGGAATTACTCCTTTCGCCAACGCTTATAAAGAGTGGTGGGTATGGAAGCACGTCTTCCAACACTTTGTAGATGCAGCTGCTATAGATGCAGGTACTGACGCCAAAACACTCGTAGCTGATTTCATTGCCGGAAAAACAACATTCAAGGATCATCCGGTATTGAATGATAACTTCTTTAAGTTTGTGGATACCACAGTTAAATACGGAACAGACAAACCGCTTGAACGGGATAGCAATGCTGAAGTCAGCGACTTTGCACTCGGTAAGGCAGCATTCATGACAGGTAAGGGCGCATGGGATGAAGAAGCCATTAAGAAGATTACACCGGACTTCCAGCTTGGAATTATGGGCTATCCTGTAAGCGAAAAAGCTGAGCAATCCATGATTATCACGGGTGCCGATCAGGCGCTACGCATTAACAAGGATTCCGCTGTTGCAGCAGAAACCATTGAATTCTTCAACTGGTTGTATACTTCCGAGTACGGCAAGAACTGGTTCTCTACTGTAGCCAAGGTTATTCCGCCGATCAAGGATGCTCCGCTTCCAGCTCTGGACATGCCTAAGCAAATGGATGAGATTCTTAAAACTGAAAAATCCGGTGACCTGTCCGTTAACTATTCACTGGATACCTTCCACCAGAAGTTTGGTGAATTGATGCAGGCTTATATTGGCGGCAGCAAAACTAAAGATCAAGCAATCACCGAAATTCAAAAAGCATGGATTCAATTTGGATCTGCTGCACAGTAA